In a single window of the Tribolium castaneum strain GA2 chromosome 8, icTriCast1.1, whole genome shotgun sequence genome:
- the Kif3C gene encoding osmotic avoidance abnormal protein 3 isoform X1, which produces MAENVKVIVRCRPMNKKEQDLNCDCVVKMRNCVVETFDPSEGPSFPKQFTFDSTYDQDSTTEMIYNDICYPLVESVLEGYNATIFVYGQTGCGKSHTMEGEKSGPEKGVISRAFEHIFEAISVTTGVKYLALISYLEIYNEQIRDLLLPSDKIGNSALNLKESPTEGVTVPGLTSHPVHNAAECEHFLNLGSKNRIIGATLMNQNSSRSHSIFTISIEQITNVNNNESFKKGKLNLVDLAGSERQAKTGATGDRLKEATKINLSLSALGNVISALVDGKAKHIPYRDSKLTRLLQDSLGGNTRTLMIACISPSSRDYVETLSTLRYANRAKNIHNKPRVNEDPKDTMLRQYQEEIERLKSLLGQQVKIEEVKEIETSPNSDLDAKRDQLIQEYQQEMEKLKNLHECEKHEKENVLKQIDLIKDEYEKNIEKLNSEIQEKKRKELCSKEEILNRIEALKNAMIGGEKANDKELSERRKRKKQAAEKRASVIAHLLAKIDMNEDREILHNQYKDISQELNLKTEALRKYRHKVKALEKEISDIQSEFEAERQDYLETIRKQDQHIKLLAQISDKIASTLKKECNYSDLESIKEQAVWLEDLQKYKLPDLITPRTKLPPPGRLHDIQTAPARLQESLDDDSFDNDFLEKKLEKSEKEDIIGSYFAPTTKRAAELLNQSSRIDANRVISTWRGSMTFADFARRNKPKVAEEHEGERPGRPPNLNSSLNNLWVNEGTPRKPLRLEALPNIDRHRSRNQRLNTLDIL; this is translated from the exons atggcTGAAAACGTAAAAGTAATCGTACGATGTCGCCCCATGAACAAGAAAGAACAAGACCTCAACTGCGACTGTGTCGTGAAGATGAGAAACTGTGTGGTCGAAACGTTCGACCCTTCCGAGGGTCCTTCTTTCCCCAAACAGTTTACTTTCGACTCAACTTACGACCAAGACTCCACCACTGAAATGATCTACAACGACATCTGCTACCCCCTTGTCGAA AGCGTCCTCGAAGGTTACAATGCCACAATTTTCGTCTACGGCCAAACCGGCTGCGGAAAATCACACACAATGGAGGGCGAAAAATCGGGCCCCGAAAAAGGGGTCATTTCCCGGGCCTTCGAGCACATCTTTGAGGCCATTTCAGTCACCACTGGAGTCAAATATTTAGCCCTTATCAGTTATCTTGAAATTTATAACGAACAAATCAGGGATTTGTTACTCCCAAGTGATAAAATCGGGAACAGTGCTCTCAACTTGAAGGAGAGCCCCACTGAAGGGGTTACAGTCCCCGGACTGACGTCACATCCAGTGCACAATGCCGCAGAATGTGAACATTTTTTGAACCTAGGCTCGAAAAATCGCATAATAGGGGCGACTctaatgaatcaaaatagttcgaGATCGCACAGTATTTTCACCATAAGCATCGAACAGATAACTAACGTGAACAATAATGAGAGTTTTAAGAAAGGGAAGTTGAATTTGGTCGATTTGGCCGGTTCTGAACGACAGGCAAAGACTGGGGCTACGGGTGATCGGTTAAAAGAAGCGACTAAAATTAATCTGTCTTTGAGTGCCTTAGGTAATGTTATTTCGGCCCTGGTGGACGGCAAAGCCAAACATATACCGTACAGGGACTCGAAATTGACCAGATTGTTACAG GACTCTTTGGGGGGAAATACTCGAACGCTGATGATCGCCTGCATCAGCCCTTCTAGTCGTGATTACGTTGAAACGCTATCAACACTCAGATATGCAAATAGGGCCAAAAACATCCACAACAAGCCGCGAGTTAACGAAGACCCCAAAGACACAATGTTGAGACAATACCAGGAAGAAATCGAACGCTTAAAGAGTCTCTTAGGCCAACAAGTGAAAATTGAAGAAGTTAAAGAAATTGAAACTTCGCCAAATTCCGACCTGGACGCCAAACGCGACCAATTGATCCAGGAATACCAACAAGAAatggaaaaattgaaaaacctcCACGAGTGTGAAAAACACGAGAAGGAAAACGTCTTGAAGCAAATCGACTTGATCAAGGACGAATACGagaaaaacattgaaaaactAAACAGTGAGATacaagagaaaaaacgaaaagagtTGTGTTCCAAAGAGGAAATTTTGAACCGGATTGAAgctttgaaaaatgcaatgatTGGCGGGGAGAAGGCCAATGATAAAGAACTGTCGGAAcgaagaaaaaggaagaaaCAAGCGGCGGAAAAACGGGCCAGTGTTATTGCCCATCTTCTCGCAAAAATCGACATGAATGAAGATCGGGAAATACTTCATAATCAATACAAGGACATCAGTCAGGAGCTCAATCTCAAGACTGAGGCTTTGCGTAAATATAGACACAAAGTTAAGGCACTTGAGAAGGAAATTTCGGACATTCAGAGCGAGTTTGAGGCCGAAAGACAGGACTATCTTGAAACAATAAGAAAGCAAGACCAACACATCAAGCTCTTGGCGCAAATTAGCGACAAGATTGCGTCCACTTTGAAGAAAGAGTGCAACTACAG CGACTTGGAGAGCATCAAAGAGCAGGCGGTGTGGTTGGAGGACCTCCAGAAGTACAAACTCCCCGACCTGATAACCCCACGGACTAAACTACCCCCTCCCG GTCGCTTACACGACATACAAACAGCTCCGGCCAGATTACAAGAATCTCTCGACGACGATTCGTTCGataacgattttttggaaaag aaattggaaaaatcggAGAAGGAGGACATAATCGGAAGTTATTTCGCTCCGACGACGAAACGAGCGGCGGAGTTGTTAAATCAGTCGTCAAGGATCGATGCCAATCGGGTTATCAGCACGTGGAGGG GATCGATGACGTTTGCAGATTTCGCGCGACGGAACAAGCCGAAAGTGGCCGAAGAACACGAAGGGGAGCGGCCCGGGAGACCCCCCAATTTGAATTCCAGCCTAAATAATCTATGGGTCAATG AGGGGACTCCCCGGAAGCCTCTACGGCTGGAAGCGTTGCCAAACATCGATAGACATCGTAGCAGAAACCAAAGACTTAACACTTTagatattttgtaa